The Desulfurispira natronophila genome contains the following window.
CGGATTGCCGCTATGGGGGAGATGCTCAGTGCAATTGCCCATCAGTGGCGCCAACCCCTTAACATTCTGGCTCTCTATATTCAGGATATCTGCGAGACTTATGAAAGTGGTGAGCTGACCGATGAGTATTTGCAGCGTACCGCTCACAAGGCTATTGCCCAGATAGAGGGTATGTCCCGGCTCATAGACAGCTTGAGTAGTTACTTTGAACCACGACAGAAAACCGAGGTATTCTCGCTGCTGCAGGTTATTGGGCAGACCTATGCCATGATGGCGGCTGAGCTGCAGCATCACGGTATTGATGTTCTGTGTCGCTGCGGGCTTCATGACTCCCTGCACGCGGTGGAGAACTGCCAGAGCCGTGAACACTACTTGGAATTTCGTGTCAAAGGGTGTCGGGCTGACTTCCAGCAAGTAATTCTCAATATCCTCAGTAATGCTCGTGATGCTATTCTTGAGCGCAAAAATCGGGGGCGCAGTGCTGGGGAATTTGTTCCCAAGGGCAGCATTCTCATTGCTATAGAACGGCAGGATGCCTATACTGTTGTCACCATAGAGGATAATGGCAGCGGCATTGATGCTGAGGTGGCATCCCGTATTTTTGATCCGTACTTTACCACCAAAGAGACAGGTAGGGGATCAGGGGTTATTACGGGCTCCGGGCTGGGCCTCTACATGTGCAAAATGATTATGGAGGAGCGTATGGGAGGTTCCATCGAGGTTCGTCGTCAGTCAGACGGGACCGCCTTTACTCTGCAATTGCCTGATGTCCTGCATGCAGAAGGCATCAGTGATGTTAGCGAGGAGCTTATATGACTGTCACTGTGTCAGCCAGTCAATCAAATCTGAAACAGGCCAGCATTTTGTATGTTGAGGATGACCCCGTTACGCTGAAAACGGTGGGGCGCATGATGAGTCGCCGGGCCAGGGAAGTCTATTTGGCAAGTAATGGGCATGAGGGATTGCAGCTGGTGCAGAGCGGTGAAGCGTTGCCGGACATAGTGGTTACCGATGTGGAAATGCCTGTTATGAATGGGTTGGAAATGGTGCGTCGCCTGCGGGAAGAATGCCGCTATACCAATCCCGTTATTATTCTTACTGCATATCGTGATGATGAGCACCGCAGCAGCCTGGCCAATACTCATCTGTACAAGCCCGTGAATGCTGCCAAGCTTTTTGCTGCCATGGAGGAGTTGTACCAGAAGGGCTGAGCCTGCCCCTCACGAGTGCAGTCGCACCTGGCGTGAAATGAGAAAGGCCATCTCCAGGCTTTGAGAGTAGTTGAGGCGAGGGTCACAGGTGCTTACGTAGTTGCGCGCCAAGTCTTTGTCTTGCAGATTGGCGCTTCCGCCAGTGCATTCCGTGACGTCTTCCCCGGTGAGTTCAAAGTGTACTCCTGCCAGAGTGGAGCTGTTTTCCTGATGGATGCGAAAGCACGACTCCAGCTCTCCTTCTATGTGATCAAAAGTGCGGGTCTTGATGCCGCCTGACACGGTGCGGGTATTGCCGTGCATGGGGTCGCAGCTCCATGTTACTGACGTCTTGGACTGGTGAATATGTCGCAGCAGCGGTGGCAGGGCTTTTTCCACTCGCTCCATTCCCATGCGGGTAATCAGGGTTACTTTCCCTTCTTCATTGGCGGGATTCAGCCGTCGCAACAATTCTATCACCTCTTCCGGGTCAGCGTCGGGACCGATTTTTACTCCTACGGGGTTGGCAAGCCCGCGGCAGTATTCCACGTGAGCGCCATCCAGCTGCCGGGTTCGTTCACCGATCCACAGCATGTGAGCTCCCATATTGTAGTAGCGCCCGGAACTCGGATCACGGTGGGTCAGGGCACTTTCATACTCCAGCAGCAGACCTTCATGGGAAGTGAAGAAGTCCACACTGGCCAAAAGATAGGAGTCGACACCACAGGACTCCATAAAGTGAATGGCGTCAAGAATGGTTTCTACGATATCCCGATACTCTTCCCACTTTTTGGCTTTCTCGATAGAGTGCAGCTTCCAGGCAAAGGCGTGGCGCAGGTCGGCAAACCCTCCATTGATCATGGCACGAATGTAGTTGAGGGTCAGGGCGGAGCGGGAGTAGGCCTGCATTAAGCGCTGGGGGTCGGGAACGCGCCTGGCGGCATCCAGTTCGTAGTCGTTGACCGCATCCCCACGATAGCTGGGATAAGATACCCCGTTAACAGTTTCCTCGGCACTTGAGCGAGGCTTGGCATACTGCCCGGCAATGCGCCCCAGACGGACGACCGGCTTGCGAGTGCCGTAGGTGAGGATCAGACTCATTTGCAAGAGGATCTTCATTTTATTGGTGATGTTGGCCTGGGTGCACTCGCTAAAACGCTCGGCACAATCGCCACCCTGCAAGATGAAGCGTTGCCCCGCTGCCGCTGCGCCCATCTGTTTTTTTAACTGCTCAATTTCGGTGGGGTAGACCAGGGGTGGCAAGGTGCGCAGCGAATCCAGTGTGCTTTGCAGAAGTTCTTTATCCGGGTAGGCGGGTTGTTGCCGGGCGGGAAGCTCGCGCCAGCCAGTGGGGCTCCAGGGTTGTTGGTCTTGATGGTGCTGTGTCATGGGATTTATCCTCATTTGCCTGTCGATTGAGAGCATTTCAGCAAGCTGCTAACGATTCACGGCAGCAGTATGTTGATATTTTCTGCTTTTTTCAAGGAAATTGCCTTGGTAATTTGTTCCGGTACTGCAGTATTGGGTTGAGGATGAATTCTGTGGTAGTATCCTGGGTTGAGTGAAGAGTGCCACTTTGCCTCCCAGAGGCCCTGTCTGCAGGTTATCGCAGTTGTTGAGGGGGTGTCTGGGCTTTTATGGTTACACACAACGTTTTCAGGAGTGTTTGTCATGATGTTTGAGTACTTGCTCTATCTCATCGTTATCTTTGTGGTTCTTTTCCTGGCCAGCGCCATTCGCATTTTGCGGGAGTATGAGCGTGGGGTTGTCTTTATGCTGGGACGCTTCTGGAAGGTCAAGGGCCCCGGTCTGATCATCCTCATTCCTGCCATCCAGCAGATGGTGCGGGTTGATTTGCGCATTATTACCATGGACGTACCCAGCCAGGACGTTATTTCCCAGGATAACGTTTCGGTGCGGGTCAATGCTGTTCTCTACTTTCGGGTCATAGATCCCCAAAAAGCCGTTATCCAGGTGGAAAACTATTTTGATGCCACCAGTCAGCTGGCCCAGACTACTTTGCGCTCGGTACTGGGGAAGCACGAGCTGGATGAGATGCTTTCTGAGCGGGACAAACTCAATGATGATATTCAGGATATCATCGATAACCAGACCGATTCCTGGGGTATCAAGGTTACCAATGTGGAAATCAAGCATGTGGATATCAACGAGAGTATGGTGCGTGCTATCGCTCAGCAGGCTGAGGCGGAGCGGACACGACGAGCGAAAATTATCCACGCCAGCGGTGAAATGGAAGCCTCGCAGAAGCTTTATGAGGCTGCCGAGGTGCTTTCGCAGAATCCCCAGGCTATTAATTTGCGCTACATGCAGACTCTGGCGGATATTGCCGGTGAGAAGAACACTTCAACCATTGTCTTTCCCCTGCCTGTCGACCTGATGAGTGCCTTTACCAAGGTGGCCAACGCTATGGGGGGGAAGGGTAAAGATTCATCCCAGAGTTAATTGGCTTCGCTCAGGCTGCAATATCAAGGCAA
Protein-coding sequences here:
- a CDS encoding PAS domain-containing sensor histidine kinase, with protein sequence MPRTSSCPIHSIRLVASLVAAALLCLVMGLVIAGTAGANIDSLLQPSFFAGALAGLGLFGVAGYIVVHRQVQVPLGKMSRDFTEAEDREGAERDYYLTIFNNFVTIVWRADSRGNVDYLNARWGEFTGCPLEDDLGQGWFARLHPEDRAHVEELFDHHMQSRTSYRSEYRLQHHSGEYRWVVDMGVPFSEPDGSHGGFIGACFDISEHRDMEERLREMNQTLERRVEEETAARLEQQQLLVQQSRIAAMGEMLSAIAHQWRQPLNILALYIQDICETYESGELTDEYLQRTAHKAIAQIEGMSRLIDSLSSYFEPRQKTEVFSLLQVIGQTYAMMAAELQHHGIDVLCRCGLHDSLHAVENCQSREHYLEFRVKGCRADFQQVILNILSNARDAILERKNRGRSAGEFVPKGSILIAIERQDAYTVVTIEDNGSGIDAEVASRIFDPYFTTKETGRGSGVITGSGLGLYMCKMIMEERMGGSIEVRRQSDGTAFTLQLPDVLHAEGISDVSEELI
- a CDS encoding response regulator: MTVTVSASQSNLKQASILYVEDDPVTLKTVGRMMSRRAREVYLASNGHEGLQLVQSGEALPDIVVTDVEMPVMNGLEMVRRLREECRYTNPVIILTAYRDDEHRSSLANTHLYKPVNAAKLFAAMEELYQKG
- a CDS encoding 3-deoxy-7-phosphoheptulonate synthase class II, giving the protein MTQHHQDQQPWSPTGWRELPARQQPAYPDKELLQSTLDSLRTLPPLVYPTEIEQLKKQMGAAAAGQRFILQGGDCAERFSECTQANITNKMKILLQMSLILTYGTRKPVVRLGRIAGQYAKPRSSAEETVNGVSYPSYRGDAVNDYELDAARRVPDPQRLMQAYSRSALTLNYIRAMINGGFADLRHAFAWKLHSIEKAKKWEEYRDIVETILDAIHFMESCGVDSYLLASVDFFTSHEGLLLEYESALTHRDPSSGRYYNMGAHMLWIGERTRQLDGAHVEYCRGLANPVGVKIGPDADPEEVIELLRRLNPANEEGKVTLITRMGMERVEKALPPLLRHIHQSKTSVTWSCDPMHGNTRTVSGGIKTRTFDHIEGELESCFRIHQENSSTLAGVHFELTGEDVTECTGGSANLQDKDLARNYVSTCDPRLNYSQSLEMAFLISRQVRLHS
- a CDS encoding slipin family protein, which codes for MMFEYLLYLIVIFVVLFLASAIRILREYERGVVFMLGRFWKVKGPGLIILIPAIQQMVRVDLRIITMDVPSQDVISQDNVSVRVNAVLYFRVIDPQKAVIQVENYFDATSQLAQTTLRSVLGKHELDEMLSERDKLNDDIQDIIDNQTDSWGIKVTNVEIKHVDINESMVRAIAQQAEAERTRRAKIIHASGEMEASQKLYEAAEVLSQNPQAINLRYMQTLADIAGEKNTSTIVFPLPVDLMSAFTKVANAMGGKGKDSSQS